The DNA sequence TTAGGCATCCTTATTGAGCAATATGCTGGAGCGTTCCCTTACTGGCTAGCTCCTGTCCAGGTCAAGATATTGCCGGTATCGGACGAACATCTGCCTTATGCCAAAAAGGTGGCATCCGCCTTACAGAAAAAGGACGTCAGGATAGAGGTAGACCTGAAGGAAGGAACTCTTGGCAAGAAGATCCGCGATGCCCAGATGCAAAAGATACCTTACATGCTCATAATAGGCAATAGAGAGGTTGAAAAAGGCGTCGTATCCGTGCGCGATCGCAGCAAGGGGGATCTTGGAAGCATGAGCCTGGAGGCTCTAGTTGAGCTTTTGGGCAACGAGTATCATCCCTTGAAAGACGATTTTTAGTTTCAGATTTTCGCAAACTGCTTGCTTTTGGATAGATTTCATGCTATATTGCATAATCATTGCTTATGGCAATAAGCAGAGGGCCCATCCCTCTCACCCGGCGGCGCAGGGGCAGCTTTCCGGGTCAAAGGGTCGATAGTGTACAGACTATGAGGGACTGGGTGTGTCTTTTGCCAGTCCCCATATTTTATTGTGGAGGTGACCGGTTATAGCGAAAGTTAACGAACCGCGGGTAAACGAGGAAATTAAGGTCTCCGAAGTCCTGTTGATCGACGCCGATGGGTCTAAGGTAGGAGTCGTGCCAGTTCAACAGGCGTTGCAGTTGGCCGAAAACAGGGGGTTGGACTTGGTAGAAGTTGCGCCTCAGGCCAATCCCCCGGTATGTCGTATCATGGATTACGGCAAATACAGATATCAACAGCAAAAACGGGACAAAGAGGCCAGAAAGAAACAGAAGACCCAGACGATTAAGGAAATAAAAATGCGCCCGAAGATCGACGAACATGACTACAACTTCAAGGTAAAGGCGATCAAGGAATTCTTGCGCGAAGGACACAGGGTCAAGGTCTCCGTATTCTTCCGCGGCAGGGAGATGTCTTTCCTGGATAAGGGCAGAGAGGTACTCGAAAGGGTAGCGAAAGAATGCGACGGCCTGGGAAAACCTGAAGCCGAGCCTAAAATGGAAGGTCGATACATGCGAATAATGCTCGTGCCCGTTCAGCAAAAAGCGGAGGCCAAGCCATCCAAGATCTCGGACGAAGATTAAGGTAAAGGGAGGAATTGTCATGCCAAAGCTCAAAACTCACAGCGGCGCCAAAAAAAGGTTCAAAATAACGGCAACGGGAAAGGTTGCCTATAAGAAGGTGGGCCGCGGCCATTTGCTGCGCAAGAAAAACCAAAAGCGCATTCGTTCATTGAAGCAAAAGGGGTATCTCGACGACGTCTTCGCGAAAAAGATAAAACAACTGATGCCCTATTCCGATTAATCGTGAGATATCAAAGGAGTGAAACGCCATGCCTAGGGTAAGAGGTGGAAGTGCAAGCAGAGAAAAGAGAGCTAAGCTCTTTAGGATTACAAAGGGATATTACGGCCGCAGGAGAAATGTCTTAAAGCGGGCCAGAGAGGCAATGCTTCGGTCCTTAAGCTATGCATACAGAGACAGGCGTAACAAAAAGCGCGATTTCAGGAAGCTGTGGATAACGCGCATAAACGCCGGAGCACGTATTTATGGAATGAATTACAGCACCTTCATCAATGGACTTCGCAAATCGGGCATAGAGGTCAATCGGAAGATGTTGGCAGAACTTGCAGTTTCCGACATTGAAGCCTTTGGGCAGCTCGTCGAAAAGGCTAAGGAGGCGTTGGTCCGATAGCTGTTAAGACTTACAGCTCTCTCAACGTAGAAAAAACCATAGTGCTCGGGTTCCTATCGCTCATAGCGGTGGGAACCTTTTTGATATGGCTTTTAAATCTGGAAGAAAAGCCCATTTCGTTGATCAATGCACTTTTCACGGCAACATCAGCAGTCTGTGTCACCGGACTTTCGGTCGTTGATACGGGAGGCGATTTGACATTTGCCTCTCAGGTTGTCTTAATGTCATTGATTCAGCTGGGTGGCCTCGGCATCATGACGGCCATGACGATTGTGCCACTCTTGGTTGGGCAACGCATCGGCCTTCGTCAGCGGTTTTATTTTGCCAAGGAAAAGGGGTTGGACTATCCGTCGGGCGCAGTTAAGCTTTTAATTCATATCATTAAGGTAACAATGTTATTTGAGGCAATAGGCTTTGGGCCGCTTTTTCTGTCATTCGCCCGCGAGATGCCCGTCGGCAGGGCCTTTTTTGCGGCAATTTTCCATAGCATAAGTGCATTTTGCAATGCAGGCTTCTCTCTTTTTTCCAATAACCTTGAAGGCTACAGCAATACATTTATCGTGCCTGGAACCATAATGTTTCTGATAGTTTTCGGCGGATTAGGGTATCCATTTTACATGGAGCTTACATCGCGCGTGAAGACGGAAAGAAAGCTCACCCCCTACATTAAGTTGGTCATATTGGCGACGGTGTCTTTGATACTTTTTGGCACGCTCTCGCTTCTTTTGGTCGAATGGAACAGGTCTTTAGCGGGGTTTTCTCCTTTGCTTAAGATTTGGAATGCCCTTTTCATGTCGATAACACCAAGAACAGCCGGCTTTGACACGATAGCTCCTGCAAGCCTTTCTAAGGCAGGTTACGTCATAACCATACTGCTCATGATCATAGGGGCATCGCCATCTTCGACCGGAGGTGGTATAAAGACGACCACGGCGGGAGTCCTTTGGTGTACAGTAAAATCCAACCTGAGGGGCAAACCTCCCTCCGTCTTTGCGCAATCCATCTCGATCGATCTGATCGTCAGCGCTACGACATTGGTGATGCTATACCTTGCGACGATCTTCGTAAGCGTAATTTTCCTTTCCATAATAGAGCCCTTTTCCTTCGAGCAGCTCCTTTTCGAAGTCGTGTCGTCGCTTGGTACAGTGGGTTTGTCGCTTGGCATTACGCCGCAGCTTTCTGAGACGGGCAAGCTGGTCTTGGTAATTTTGATGTTCTGGGGACGGGTAGGCCTTGTGACGTTCATGTACAGCGTGTTCAGGAAGAGGGAGAAGGAAAATATCGTTCTCCCGCGCGCTTATATCCCCATCGGATAAAGAGGTGTTAAGATATAATGAACGACAAAAATACAGTTATCGTCATTGGACTGGGCAGGTTTGGACAATCGGTCTGCAGGCGGCTTGCAGCGCTGAAACAAGAGGTGATAGGCGTAGATAACGACATGCATCGAGTCGAAGAGGTGGCTGACATTATAGATTTAGCGGCCCAGATCGATGCAACCGATGAGGAAGCGTTGATCAAGATCGGTGCAAAGGAAGCAAACGTCGCTATCGTGGCTATCGGAGAGAACATAGAGGCGAGCATATTGGCTACTTCTATATTGCGCGGTCTTGATGTAAAACACATAATAGCGAGGGCACAGAATTCGCTACATGCCAGGGTCCTGGCCCAGGTTGGAGCCCATAGGGTGATATTTCCCGAGCGGGATATGGGCATGAGGCTTGCAGACACCATAGTTTTTCCATGGCTTAGCGAGTTTGCCACCTTGCCTGGCAGTTCTTACCTGATAGGGTCCATCGACGTTACGGACGAGATGATAGGCAAGACGTTGGCTGAGCTTAACTTTAGGAACAAATATAACCTAACCATTCTCATGCTAGAAAGAAAGGGAACAAAATTCATTCCGGGCCCCGATACGGTACTGCAACAAGGCGATATACTTACAGTCATAGGGGAGCGAGAGGATATAGATAAATTACAAAATCTCTAAACAACGGCAAGGGGGATGAAAAGTGAAACTGGAATCTGACGCCATACTAGAAATAAAGGAAGTCTTCATGAAGGAGCTTGAAAAGACAGAAAACATTGAAGCCTTAAATGAGCTGCGCGTTCGATACCTTGGCCGAAGGGGAACAGTGACGCAGATGCTCAAAAGCCTGGGCACCTTGCCGGAAGATGAACGCCCTAAAATGGGCAAGGCTATAAACGACTTAAAAAACGACATAGAAGACATGATCAAGAAACGTCAGCAGGAATTAATCGACCTCGAAGAGAGCAGCTTGGAGCGCCTGGACGCCATTGACGTAACTCAACCGCCAAAGGGCAGGCCCTGGGGCGGATTTCATCCGGTAGTCGAGGTTATGCACGAGCTTATAGATATATTTCTCGGCCTTGGTTTCTCTGTGGCCCTTGGCCCAGAGGTGGAGGACGACTTTCATAACTTCGAGGCACTAAACATCCCTCCCCACCATCCGGCCAGGGATATGCAAGACACCTTTTACCTCGAGGGAAGCGAGCTGCTGCTCAGGACTCATACATCGCCCGTACAGGTCCGATCCATGCTTAAATACGGGGCGCCTTTGCGGATAGTCTGCCCCGGCAAGGTCTACAGGCGTGACAGCGATCCCACCCATTCTCCAATGTTTCATCAATTAGAGGGCCTTTTGGTGGACACCGACGTATCCGTATCGGACCTAAAGGGTTGCATGATACACTTCATCGACAAGGTGTTTGGCAGGCCACTTAAGTCGAGGTTCAGGGCAAGCTACTTTCCCTTTACTGAACCATCGCTTGAGATGGACATAGAATGCATCGCATGTTCCGGCAAAGACCCAAGTTGCAGGATATGCAAGGGCACCGGATGGCTTGAGGTGTGCGGAATGGGCATGGTCCATCCTAACGTCTTGCGTGCAGGCGGCATAGATCCCGAGATTTATAACGGATTTGCCTGGGGCTTGGGAATAGACAGGGTTGCCATGCTCAAATACGGGTTAAACGATCTACGAATGTTGTTTTCAGGAGATATTGCCTTTCTCACTGGAGGTGTCGTCTAATGCTCGTTTCATGGAATTGGCTAAACGAACTCGTATCCCTTCCGACAAGCGCTTTGGAATTTGCAGATAAGTTGACCATGGCAGGAGCCGAAGTCGAGGAGATAAACCAAGTTGCCTGCAAGCTCAACGGTGTCGTCATAGCCAAGGTAACGGATATATCGGTTCACCCGACAAAGAAAAACCTAAAGGTCGTGACCTTATCGTGGAACGAAGGGACGGCGACGTGCGTCACGGGAGCTCAAAATGTCAAGGAGGGCGACTTCGTTCCCTACGCGCCTCCCGGGGCTGTCATAGCCGACGGCACGACACTTGGCATCGAGGAGTTCGAGGGGATCAAAAGCTACGGCATGATGTTGTCTGCCGACGAGATGGGCTTGCCGTTGCTTTCTCAGGAGGAAGGCATACTCATCCTGCCCCCAGATGCACCCCTGGGCGAAGATGCAGCCTTGTGGCTTGGCATAAAAGACACCGTATTTGACGTATCCATAACGCCCAATAGAGGCGATTTACTAAGCATGGTGGGAATGGCCCGCGAAGCTTGCGCCTTGTTTCCGGATTCCTTGTTAAAGGATATCAAATGTCCACCCATCCACACGCACCCTGATTGGCCCGTTAACTTCCGGGGCGTCACCTTAAAAGATCCCGGATGTCCGCTTTATGGGTTGGGCTTTGCCGAAGAATTAAACGTAATCCCTTCTCCGATTCAATATCGCGTGAAGTTGGCCTTAAGCGGCGTTCGTCCGATCAGCAACGTGGTAGACGTGACAAACTACGTGATGCTGCTTTTCGGACAACCGTTGCACGCCTTCGACTTCGATAAATTGCCCGCTCCTGAGATAACGGTCAGGTCATCCAGGGCAGGCGAAAGGATAGTGACACTAGACGGCAAGGAGCACGAGCTTTCCGAAGGCGACTTATTAATCACCAGCGGAGGGATGCCCATCGGGCTTGCAGGGGTTATGGGGGGTGCCAACAGCGAGATAGACGCCACAACTAGAAGGATATTGATAGAGTCGGCACATTTCCTGCCGCCTAGAATAAGCACTACGGCCAGGCGCTTGGGGATAAACAGCGAAGCAGCTTACAGATACGCAAGGGGGGTAGACAAGGCCAAAGTTCCTCTGGCGTTGGCATACGCATTAGACCTCATGAATCAATGGAAATGTGGCAATGTTTTCTTTTCCGTGATAATGGAAGGAGATCCCAACCCCAAGGAAAGGCTGGTGCCGCTTACATCCAAGAAACTTAAGACCTACATAGGGGTAGATGATTTGACAGAAGCATCGAAGGTCCTTTCGCCCTTGGGATTTGAAGCAAGTACATCGTCGCTTGAGCGCATTATCTTTAAGGTCCCAAGCTTCAGAATGGACGTCGAGATAGAGGAAGATCTGATAGAAGAGGTGGCCAGATTGAAAGGCTACGACGAACTTCCTGCCAGGCTGCCCGGCAAAATCCACGACTCGGCGACGATAGGAGCAGAACCCCGCGCTGAAAGAAAGATCAGGGAGACGCTGATGGCTCGAGGTTACATAGAGCTTTTAAATTACAGTTTCATATCGCCAAAATTTGCAAAGGACCTACAGCTTCCCCTCTCCGATAACAGGGCAATGCCATTCTCGCTTGCAAATCCGATAAGCGTCGAGCAGTCGGTCCTTCGAACGTTTTTGCTACCGGGGATGATTTACGCCATATGCGATAACCTGAGGAGGGGCTGGCGATTCGCGATAAGGGCGTTTGAGATAGGAAACGTATTCATAAAGGAAGGCGAAAGGCTCAAAGAGGAAAAACACGTAGCGGGAGCGATATTTCTCGGAAAGGATGACAGATCTCCTTATGGCGATGCCGTTAAGGATGACTTTTTTACAATTAAGGGAGATTTGCAGTCGTTAGCCAGGGCCTTTGGGTTATCCTTTGACGTGATCCCGGGTAGCGAACCCTTTGGCCATAGCGGTCAAACCGCCGACGTGTTGTTTGATGGACGAAAGATAGGCTTTATCGCCAAGATAAAGCCATCAGTCGAACGACAGCTCGAGCTGCCGTCACCTCTTTATGTCTTTGAAGTGGCCTTTGACCCATTCCTTGCACCTCGAGCTCCGAGATTTGGCGAAACCTATCGATACCCGGCTGTTTACAGGGATATTTCCCTAGTTGCACCCGAGAACATGACGGTCAAGGAAGTCAGCTCCATAATACGGGAGCTTGCATCCGAATTGGTGACCTCCATAAGGCTATTTGACGTTTACAAGGGCAAAAACATCCCCGAGGGACATAAAAGCCTCTCCTTTACCCTTGAATATAGACACCCAGACAGGACCTTAAGCGACGAAGAAGTGGACCGCATTCACAACGAGCTCAGATCGCAAATAGAGTCCAAGGGGTTAAAACTAAGGTAAGGAAGGTGAAGGGACATGCAGCCGTTGGAAAAGATTGAGCAGCTGATAGACAGTTTGTGCGAGAAATTTGCAGCTATCAGGGAGGAAAATGAAAGGCTTTACAAGCAGATTGAGACCTTTAAAGGACAATTGCAGGAAAAGGACTTGGAGATCATCAGGTTAAAGAAGGATCAACAGCGCCAAATGGAGACATTGGAGCGCGAGCTGATGAGATTGAAGAAGGAGAGGTCCGAATATGAGGACAAGTTGTCGAAGCTGCATCAGAAGTTATCGGCATCTCTAGGAGTTTCAACGGAAGAAAGCAAGCGCAATAATGAAGAAAAGCAGGGTTGATATCTGTGAGCGAAGATAGATATCAAAAGACCATCGAAGTGACGTTAGGGGGCAAGCGATACCCTGTAAAGACGAGCCTCGACGAAAAGACCATGGATAGCGTCCTTGAGGTGTTAAAGGATGCATTTTCACGAACGCCCCACCGACTCAGTCAGGAAGAAAGGCTTCTTCTGACGGCCCTGCATCTGTGCTATGATATAGTTTCTTTGGAGCAACGATTGCAAAAGGCCTTGAAAGATGCGGAGGGCAAGTGATAGGACATGGCGTTTGACATTCCCAATATGGTCGACCTTGCAGCGCTAATATTTGCTGTCTTTCTCATGGCCAAGGGGCTTGTTCGGGGTTTTACCGGTGAGCTCTTTGGCTTTCTGGGAAGCGTCGGCGGATTTATCTTGCTTTGGAAATACGCGCCGGCGCTGGCAGGCATGCTCAAATATAAGCTAGGGTTTAGCGATATAGTCGCCTACATCATAGCCATTGCAGCTATATTTATCACAGCTAACATTGCAGCATCACTTTTGGGTAAGCTCGCTAAAAAGATCATCTACTTTGGCCATCTATCGATGCTCGACAAACTAATGGGAGGCCTTTGCGGTTTGATAAAGGTCTTAATAGTTCTTATTGTGGTCTATTTGGCACTGGAATTCATAGCCAAGCATACAGGTGCCACGTCGATGTCCTGGATGGACAAAAGCAAGGCCATGACGATTTCGGGCAACTTGTGGAACTACGTCAGCAGCTGGTTGCTTGAAAAAGGCATAATAGACCATATCGCGCTCCCCAATATAACGATAAAGGTACATGTGTAATGATATCAAGCAAGCAGACAAGGCAATTGCTCGAGATCGACAAAATAATAGCGAAATTCTACAGCAAGAACATTCGTTCCGAGATAGGCAAGACCTACGTTAGGGATATAAAGCCGCTTACCAATATTGAAGCACTAAAAGATTGGCAGGCTCTGTACAGGGAATTCGAACGATATATCGATGTTAAAGGAGATTTTCCCTGGGACGATCGACTAATGCCCATCGGCGATCTCCTCGAGGCGGGGAAATCGCAAGGGGTGCTTTTTGGCGAAGAACTGCTCCCTTTTAAGTGCATGCTTGGCCTTGCGGTAAGGATAAAGGAGCTTTCCGGTGAACTTGCTAGAGAAGGCTACGGCAAGCTTGGGGAGATGGCACGCCAATTTGCCGATTTCGGCGACGAAGTAAAGGCGATGTCAGTAGTAGACGAGGACGGAAGGTTGTATGACAGCGCCTCCGTCAAGCTTGCCGAGATAAGGAATGAATTAGACGTCGCTAAAAGACAGGCAAGAAGCATAGGGCAAAAAATCATATCAGACCAGTCCTTGTCCTCAAAGCTTCAGGATCAGGTCATAGCCATGCGAAACGGCCGCTATGTTTTATTGGTCAAAAAGGACCTCGCCCCTTCCTTTCCTGGCATTTTCGTGGATTATTCAAGCTCAGGCAACTCCGTTTACATGGAACCTCATGCCTTGGTAACCATGAACAACAAGATCGCCATGCTTTTGGAAGATGAAAGGCGAGAAGAACGCAGGATATGCCAAAAGCTGACCGAGATGCTGTTGTCCAGGGAAAGGGCTATCCTTAAGGCTCAAGATTTAATCGGCCAAATCGACTTGATGTGGGGGATCTACTATTTCCTGCAGGCCAATGACTGGACCTTGCCTGAGATGGAGGAGAAAAGCTCTTTTTACCTAAACAACGCCCACCATCCCCTTTTGGAGCCAAAGGCCGTGCCCATAGATGTGCACTGCGGTAGAAATTTCAAGGCCCTCGTGATAACTGGACCTAACACGGGGGGGAAGACAGTAGCGTTAAAAACTGTAGGCCTATGCGTGTATTTAGCCTGGTGCGGCTTACCAATACCTGCCAGGGAAGGTTCTAGGATAGGTCAGTTTTCCTCGCTAGAGGCCGACATAGGCGATGAGCAGAGCATAGAACAGAACTTATCCACCTTCAGCGGGCATGTGAAGCGCATCATAGATATGCTGGCGCAAGCTGACGACAGATCGCTATTTTTGATCGACGAACTTGGGGCGGGCACCGATCCGGAGGAAGGTGCAGCTTTAGGCATTGCCATATTGGAGACGTTCTTGAAGAAGGGATCGCTCGTCCTTGCGACAACGCATCATAACTCCATAAAAAGATATGCCTTACTGACGCAAAACGTGGAAACGGCAAGCGTGGATTTCGATCCCGAGACCTTACAGCCCAAGTATAAGCTCCTTTTAGGCGTCCCTGGCAAAAGCAACGCCTTACTAATAGCAAAAAGGCTGGGCATGCCCGACGAAGTGCTTGAAATAGCAAAAAGGGAGCTAAAGGGCAGCGATACCTCAATGGAAGACCTCATAGAAAGGCTAAGAGCCAAGCTGTCCGCCCTCGAAGAAAAGGAAAAGGAGCTGGCAAATGAAACTGCCAAACTGAAGGCTGCCAAAAGGGAGCTCGAAAAGCAACTTTCCGGCATAGAGGAAAGGCGAGAACGCATCCTGGCCGAGGCCGAAAGGAGAGCCAAAAAGATCGTCAAGGAGGCTCAAGAGTCCGCTAAATTATTGCTCAAGGAGCTTAGCAAGACCCATAATCTCGCAGATGCGCATAGGACCTTTGCAAAGATGCGTGAGCAGACGGATAAAATCTTAGATGATATAGAACGGGAGGAAGCGACCCGGATAGAAAGCAAATCCTCTATAGCGGAGGGAAGAATTCCAAGGGTCGGCGATAAAGTCAAGATACTCGGCACAAATGCAACTGGCATTGTGGAAAGCGTCGACAATGAAAAGGCTACCATTCAATCGGGGCCGATTAAGGTCGATGTATCCCTCAAAAAGATAAGGGTGATAGAGGAGAGCGACAAGAAGGAAGGTCAATCGATAAAGATCAGCATCGAAAGACCCCAAAACGTCCCAAGCTCCATAATGATACGCGGCATGAGGGTCAGCGAAGCAATGCCTCTTGTTGAGACCTATCTCGATAAAGCTTTTAGGGCAGGATACAGGGAAGTTACGATAATCCATGGTCGCGGAGAAGGAATATTGCGCCAGGAGGTTCACGCGCTCTGCAGAAGGCTTCCTTATGTTGAAGACTTTCGCCTTGGCGGCCCGGGAGAGGGAGGTTATGGCGTCACCATCGTAAGGTTCGTAAACAAAGGCGGTTCTTAAACTTAAGCGCAGCAAGACCTTGCGCATTTTACAGCCGTTAGCTATAGTATATGAGCAACTGTTAAGTGCCCGTAGCTCAGCGGATAGAGCGTTGGACTCCGGATCCAAAGGTCGGGAGTTCGAGTCTCCCCGGGCACGCCATGATTTTGTTTTTGCTTGATGGAAACATAACAAATACTCCCTTGTCGTCAACAGAAGACGAAAGGGAGTATGTTTTATAAGTCCCAACCTTTCATTTGCACGAATTTTGAAACAAGTCATTGATGGCCAAGACGCGTCTGTGCTAATATCTTATGGGCCTTATTTTAGGCATTCGACCATCATGTTCAGTATGACTTTCCTGATAACTTTGCGAATTTTTTTAAAGTACATACGCTGTCCTTGCGCCAAGGACTGAACCATTTGACAGGGCTCAGCAAAATCAGTAGACTGTATTTCGATTGTGGCAATCGTAACAAGTTTTTTAAGTTCATGTTTTCTGCATAATTTTGGCAAAGGGGTGAATAGGGTGCCAACGGATATTGCTCAAGAACTTAGACAAGCCGAAGAAACTGCAAAGAAGTTGGTGGAGGATGCCAAAGTCAAGGCCAACAGCATCCTGGAAGAAGCTCGGGCCAAGGCGGATGAGATTCTTAAGGACGCTAAGGCCAAAGCGCGAAATCATTACAGAGAGATAGTCCAAAAAGCCCAGGCTGAAGCTGAAGAGAGGGCACGCACGCTGATAGAGGAGGGGAAAAAGAGGATCTCTTCACAAAGAAATGACTATGCCGCTAAAGTTGATAAGGTTGCAGCTTTAGTCGTGGAAGAGGTGATGAAGAGGTATGGCAATAGCTAAGTTCTGCAAGCTCGACTTGGTAGTCCATGAGTCTGTCAGGGATGATGTCATACGAGACCTCCAAAAATTTGGCTGCTGCGAGATAATTAAGGTTCAGCCCTCCGGCGAGGATGTCCAGGAATTGGGAGATTTGAAACATCTCGAGGACAAGCTATCTGAAGCGAGATTTGCGATACGTTTCCTTGAGCCTTATTACGAATATGAAGGCGATAAAATTGCGAGGTTATTGGGAAATAAGCCTAAGGTCAGCTTGAACGAAATGGCCGAGCTGGACAGCAACTTCGATATACATAAATATTCAGCCAAGCTTAGGGACATCGAAAGAAAGCTGTCTGAGATCAGAGCAGAATTATCAAGGCTCAAAACCCTTGAGGAAATCCTAATCAAGATCAAGGATTTTCCGTTGCCGCTTTCCCTCCTGACCAGAGGTACGCAATATGTCTCTGGCGTGGTCGCCGTGGTTCCCGTGGAACAAATTGGAGTCATCAGGACTCATTTGGAGGAATCCATCAAGCCTCAAGAGGGAGAATTTTACATAACTAAGCCGGCCGAGAAGGACAAGGAAGTCTATGCGATGGCCACATTCCTAAAGAACAAGGAAGAAGAAATACGCAATATATTTATTGCCAATGGAGCTTCCATAGTTGAACTTGACAGAAGGCTTACGGAAACTCCATTGGAAGAGCTGGCAAAAATTGCCAACAGCAGGGAAGATCTAAACATTCAGGAAAAGAAGCTGTGCGACCTTGCAGCCGAGGAATCCAGAAGCAACTTCGCAAAGGTGCAGCTTCTTCACGATTATTACGATCTAATCAAAAAGAAGACCGAAGCATTGTCTTCCGGCCTATCTACCGATCATGCCACTTGGATGCAAATGTGGGTCCCTAGGGTCACTGTGGACTTAATCAAGGAAGCAATATCCCCATATGGCAAACTGGTAGACATGGAGTTTACCGATCCCGGAGAAGAAGATGAACCACCGGTATTTCTTGTCTCGAAAAAATGGGCTTTGCCCTTCGAGCCACTAACGAAGCTTTATGGCCTTCCCGAATACGATGCAATAGATCCGACTCCCCTTTTTGCTCCCTTCTACTTTGTGTTTTTTGGCATGTGCTTAGGAGATGGGGGATATGGTATCGTCTTAGCTTCCTTACTTTTGTACGCAATATTAAAATATCGCCC is a window from the Acetomicrobium flavidum genome containing:
- a CDS encoding endonuclease MutS2, coding for MISSKQTRQLLEIDKIIAKFYSKNIRSEIGKTYVRDIKPLTNIEALKDWQALYREFERYIDVKGDFPWDDRLMPIGDLLEAGKSQGVLFGEELLPFKCMLGLAVRIKELSGELAREGYGKLGEMARQFADFGDEVKAMSVVDEDGRLYDSASVKLAEIRNELDVAKRQARSIGQKIISDQSLSSKLQDQVIAMRNGRYVLLVKKDLAPSFPGIFVDYSSSGNSVYMEPHALVTMNNKIAMLLEDERREERRICQKLTEMLLSRERAILKAQDLIGQIDLMWGIYYFLQANDWTLPEMEEKSSFYLNNAHHPLLEPKAVPIDVHCGRNFKALVITGPNTGGKTVALKTVGLCVYLAWCGLPIPAREGSRIGQFSSLEADIGDEQSIEQNLSTFSGHVKRIIDMLAQADDRSLFLIDELGAGTDPEEGAALGIAILETFLKKGSLVLATTHHNSIKRYALLTQNVETASVDFDPETLQPKYKLLLGVPGKSNALLIAKRLGMPDEVLEIAKRELKGSDTSMEDLIERLRAKLSALEEKEKELANETAKLKAAKRELEKQLSGIEERRERILAEAERRAKKIVKEAQESAKLLLKELSKTHNLADAHRTFAKMREQTDKILDDIEREEATRIESKSSIAEGRIPRVGDKVKILGTNATGIVESVDNEKATIQSGPIKVDVSLKKIRVIEESDKKEGQSIKISIERPQNVPSSIMIRGMRVSEAMPLVETYLDKAFRAGYREVTIIHGRGEGILRQEVHALCRRLPYVEDFRLGGPGEGGYGVTIVRFVNKGGS
- a CDS encoding F0F1 ATP synthase subunit B family protein; the protein is MPTDIAQELRQAEETAKKLVEDAKVKANSILEEARAKADEILKDAKAKARNHYREIVQKAQAEAEERARTLIEEGKKRISSQRNDYAAKVDKVAALVVEEVMKRYGNS
- a CDS encoding V-type ATP synthase subunit I — its product is MAIAKFCKLDLVVHESVRDDVIRDLQKFGCCEIIKVQPSGEDVQELGDLKHLEDKLSEARFAIRFLEPYYEYEGDKIARLLGNKPKVSLNEMAELDSNFDIHKYSAKLRDIERKLSEIRAELSRLKTLEEILIKIKDFPLPLSLLTRGTQYVSGVVAVVPVEQIGVIRTHLEESIKPQEGEFYITKPAEKDKEVYAMATFLKNKEEEIRNIFIANGASIVELDRRLTETPLEELAKIANSREDLNIQEKKLCDLAAEESRSNFAKVQLLHDYYDLIKKKTEALSSGLSTDHATWMQMWVPRVTVDLIKEAISPYGKLVDMEFTDPGEEDEPPVFLVSKKWALPFEPLTKLYGLPEYDAIDPTPLFAPFYFVFFGMCLGDGGYGIVLASLLLYAILKYRPRRDTFKFFTLLFLGGIATILVGLLTGSWFGDMIDSFPIFEAIRDIKNSVKITDVMYNPMPFLGFSLSLGFVQIIFGLFIAFFDNLRRKDYIGAIGDQGGWITFLLGLASYILVRSGMLPSAFSMPSIILSFVGAGILVATQGREKKNIFSKILSGLLSLYSVTSYLGDVLSYSRLLALGLATSAIAMIINTLTLQLSHIPYIGWLLGIVLFVGGHVFSLAVNVLGAFVHSLRLQYVEFFSKFYKAGGRPFHSFNMDARYVEISEAHDYEALIRSRVFG